In the Actinomycetota bacterium genome, one interval contains:
- a CDS encoding NAD-dependent epimerase/dehydratase family protein, translating to MGRRILITRIGWFLSHRLARRLEEDPDVEYILGVDLAPPAGDLQRTEYLQVDLRKPVLLKIIESTGIDTVVHLNLYSTPGEAGGRGAMHDLNVIGAMQLFAAIQRSETVKQLIVRSSTAVYGADPNDPAVFTEDMMRSSRTDPFGRDSQEIETYARELARRRRDIEMTTFRFANILGPGADTPLANYLMMPVVPTILGFDPRLQFLHEDDATDLLVQALERPVGGVFNASGDGVMYLSQVIRQGGRLELPMPLPVLSAAAPFLRLAGRGLSIPPHVVRLIHWGRVADTRRLRETFGFEPRYTTRDAVREFYAERRLRRVTRTQQAAAWERELHDFLTRKGQERFLASTRGRGPRDL from the coding sequence TTGGGCAGGCGCATCCTCATCACGCGCATCGGGTGGTTCCTCAGCCACAGGCTCGCGCGGCGCCTCGAGGAGGACCCGGATGTCGAGTACATCCTGGGGGTCGACCTCGCTCCGCCCGCGGGGGACCTCCAGCGCACGGAGTACCTGCAGGTGGACCTCCGCAAGCCGGTGCTGCTGAAGATCATCGAGTCCACCGGGATCGACACGGTCGTCCACCTCAACCTGTACTCCACGCCCGGGGAGGCAGGCGGCCGCGGCGCGATGCACGACCTGAACGTGATAGGCGCGATGCAGCTGTTCGCGGCGATCCAGCGCTCGGAGACCGTGAAGCAGTTGATCGTGCGGTCGTCGACCGCCGTGTACGGGGCGGACCCCAACGACCCGGCCGTCTTCACGGAGGACATGATGCGGTCCTCGCGCACGGACCCGTTCGGCCGCGACTCCCAGGAGATCGAGACCTACGCGCGCGAACTGGCTCGACGCCGCCGCGACATCGAGATGACCACGTTCCGCTTCGCCAACATCCTCGGTCCGGGCGCGGACACCCCCCTGGCCAACTACCTGATGATGCCGGTGGTCCCGACGATCCTGGGGTTCGACCCTCGGTTGCAGTTCCTCCACGAGGACGACGCGACGGACCTGCTCGTCCAGGCTCTCGAACGGCCGGTGGGCGGAGTGTTCAACGCGTCGGGAGACGGCGTGATGTACCTGTCGCAGGTGATCCGTCAGGGTGGACGGCTCGAGCTGCCGATGCCGCTGCCCGTCCTGAGCGCGGCCGCCCCGTTCCTGCGACTGGCGGGACGCGGCCTGAGCATCCCGCCCCACGTCGTGCGTCTGATCCACTGGGGGAGGGTCGCCGACACGCGACGCCTCCGCGAGACGTTCGGGTTCGAGCCGCGCTACACCACCCGGGACGCGGTGCGAGAGTTCTACGCCGAGCGGCGCCTGCGCCGGGTCACTCGGACCCAGCAGGCGGCCGCCTGGGAGCGGGAGCTGCACGACTTCCTCACCCGGAAGGGTCAGGAGCGGTTCCTGGCCTCCACCCGGGGACGCGGACCCAGGGACCTCTGA
- a CDS encoding AURKAIP1/COX24 domain-containing protein, which translates to MGSVLKKRRKKMRKKKHKKLLKKTRWERLNKK; encoded by the coding sequence GTGGGTTCCGTCTTGAAGAAGCGCCGCAAGAAGATGCGGAAGAAGAAGCACAAGAAGCTCCTGAAGAAGACGCGCTGGGAGCGCCTCAACAAGAAGTAG